The region GAAAGGTAAAACTTATTCACTAAAAGTATACAATGTTACAGCAACTCAAACTGTTACTTATAAATCTAGTGATACCAATTTAGTCTCTGTAGATGATAAGGGTGAGGTTACTGGCGTTGAAATCGGAACCGCAACTGTAACCGTTACTGTAAAAGAAGGCAATAAGACAATTGGAACCTTACAATGTGATATCAATGTTGGTGTACCCGCAATTAGTATTCGTTTTACTAAAACAGAGCTTAAGATGGTTCTTGGCCAGAAAACTACATTGAAGTATATCATTGTACCGTATAATACAGTAGAAACTGCAAAATTCTCCTCCACTGATTCCTCCATCGTTTCCATTAGTTCCGGTGGCAGAGCAACTGCGAAAAGTGTTGGAGTTGCTACAGTTTATGCAATTCTTGATAATAATACAATAACAAAGTGTACCATTACAGTAGTGGAAAAAGATGACACAATTCAATTAGAGGATGGGGATGAATTCGAACCAACGATAACCCCAGCAGCGAAATCAACTTCTAATACGTCATCTAAATAAAAAATAACATGGATAGACCATCAATTCGATGGTCTATTTTTTCTATAATTTAACCTAACAAGCAAGTCCGTCCCTACTTTTAAGCGAGGCGTAAAGCGAGAAGTAGACCTACTTGTTTTCAGTGGGATTATAAACTGCACTGAAATAACAACTTAGTTCTTAATTGATCCGAGTAAGTAGTAGCTATAACGAGTATCTTTTAACTAATTTTGATAATACTATCAGAAAGAACTTTTAAAATTTCGGAGGTCATTATGATATTTTCCTCAAGTATATTTCTTCTAGTATTTCTACCATTTGTATTAATTATATACTATACCCTCTATTCGCGGCGATTGATTCAAAATATATTCTTATTTTTAGCCAGTCTTCTTTTCTATGCATGGGGAGAGCCTTGGTTTGTGCTAATTATGCTTCTCTCAATCCTAGTTAATTATGTAATCGGTCTTAATATTGATTTACATCGAAATAATAAGATGATTAGCAAAATCTTGATTATAATCACACTACTATACAACCTTAGTATTATTTTTATTTATAAATACCTAGCTTTTACTGTGACTAATATCAACGTGCTTTTCTCTTTAAAGTTTCCGATTCCAAATATCACACTTCCAATCGGAATTTCATTCTTTACATTTCAAGCTATCTCCTATGTCATTGATGTTTATCGAGGACAAGGAATAGTTCAAAAGAATCCTTTAAATGTCGGTCTGTATATAGCCTTATTCCCACAATTAATTGCTGGCCCTATCGTTCGCTACGAAACAATTGCAGATCAAATCGATCATAGAAGAGAAAACATCACGGACTTTTCCGATGGCTGTGTCCGCTTTATTATTGGCCTTTCAAAAAAAGTACTATTATCCAACAACTTTGCTATTGTAGCTGATAAGGCATTTACTCTACCAAATGATGAACTATCTACAGCATTTGCATGGCTCGGTGCAATTTCGTACTCATTTCAAATTCTTTTTGATTTTTCCGGATATTCCGATATGGCAATTGGCCTTGGAAAAATGTTTGGCTTTCATTTTGATGAAAACTTTAATTATCCTTATATTTCTGCCTCTATCTCGGAATTTTGGAGAAGATGGCATATCTCTTTGGGAAGTTGGTTTCGTGACTATGTATACTTCCCTTTAGGTGGTAGTAGGGTAGACACCAAACTTAAGCTAGTCCGTAATCTATTTATCGTTTGGATATTAACCGGAGTATGGCATGGTGCAAATTGGACCTTTATAGCATGGGGATTTTTATATTTTGTTTTAATCACGGTGGAAAAGTTAGCTCGTTTTGAAAGAACCTCTGGTCTACGTATCGTAAGGCATATATACACCCTATTCTTTGTATGCATTGGTTGGGTCTTATTCCGCGCTATTGATTTACCGGAAGCTTTCTCTTATCTTGGTAAAATGTTTGGTGTTGGAGGTATTTACACTGATTCCTTAGCAAGATTTTATTTTTTAGATAATGTTATCTTTATTATATTTGCTATTATCTGTTCTACACCACTATTAACCTCTTTAAAGAAACGTATCAATTATTATGAGTTAACAATAAGTAATGTCCTTACCCCTGTGTTTTATATCTTGCTTTTATTAGTATCGATTACTTATATCGTGAAAGGAGCATACAATCCTTTTATTTACTTTAATTT is a window of Lachnoclostridium phytofermentans ISDg DNA encoding:
- a CDS encoding Ig-like domain-containing protein, which translates into the protein MTYSKIKKCIFVLSFLLIFVLFLPFTSKGTKVYAKATVEEASSASKDTQNEIKLNVKSKDLVKGKTYSLKVYNVTATQTVTYKSSDTNLVSVDDKGEVTGVEIGTATVTVTVKEGNKTIGTLQCDINVGVPAISIRFTKTELKMVLGQKTTLKYIIVPYNTVETAKFSSTDSSIVSISSGGRATAKSVGVATVYAILDNNTITKCTITVVEKDDTIQLEDGDEFEPTITPAAKSTSNTSSK
- a CDS encoding MBOAT family O-acyltransferase; translation: MIFSSSIFLLVFLPFVLIIYYTLYSRRLIQNIFLFLASLLFYAWGEPWFVLIMLLSILVNYVIGLNIDLHRNNKMISKILIIITLLYNLSIIFIYKYLAFTVTNINVLFSLKFPIPNITLPIGISFFTFQAISYVIDVYRGQGIVQKNPLNVGLYIALFPQLIAGPIVRYETIADQIDHRRENITDFSDGCVRFIIGLSKKVLLSNNFAIVADKAFTLPNDELSTAFAWLGAISYSFQILFDFSGYSDMAIGLGKMFGFHFDENFNYPYISASISEFWRRWHISLGSWFRDYVYFPLGGSRVDTKLKLVRNLFIVWILTGVWHGANWTFIAWGFLYFVLITVEKLARFERTSGLRIVRHIYTLFFVCIGWVLFRAIDLPEAFSYLGKMFGVGGIYTDSLARFYFLDNVIFIIFAIICSTPLLTSLKKRINYYELTISNVLTPVFYILLLLVSITYIVKGAYNPFIYFNF